Proteins co-encoded in one Fusarium fujikuroi IMI 58289 draft genome, chromosome FFUJ_chr06 genomic window:
- a CDS encoding probable COQ3-enzyme of ubiquinone (coenzyme Q) biosynthesis: protein MPAPSRPAGALFRNLARSSRRPFALPLPASHTIAVSITTLPTPRWHSTSSSNSSQNFSSVNPDEVSHFNALAADWWDPHGSSRLLHLMNPLRHDFIRTCHRTDPDSPTRDLTFLDIGCGGGIFAESAARLPTTRHVTAIDPTPEVLAVARSHARKDPGLRFKLEYRQTSIENLPIPATPQEAYDVVSLFEVIEHIDAPGAFLEKVRPFVKPGGWLVMSTIARTWMSWFTTNFMAEDVLGIVPKGTHDWNKYLNEEELRTFLAGRGWSHPMVQGVIYVPGLGWKQVDGSEKVGNYFFAVRKSEA from the coding sequence ATGCCGGCTCCGTCCCGGCCGGCGGGTGCCCTCTTCCGCAACCTCGCCCGATCAAGTCGGCGGCCTTTCGCCCTCCCATTGCCGGCGAGCCATACCATCGCAGTCTCTATTACGACATTACCAACACCTCGATGGCACTCCACGTCCTCGTCCAACTCGTCGCAGAATTTCTCATCTGTCAACCCCGATGAGGTCTCACACTTCAATGCGCTCGCCGCCGACTGGTGGGATCCTCATGGCTCCTCCCGGCTACTTCATCTCATGAATCCTTTACGTCATGACTTCATCCGCACTTGTCACCGCACCGACCCCGATTCTCCTACTCGAGACCTGACATTCCTTGATATTGGCTGCGGCGGTGGTATCTTTGCCGAAAGTGCAGCTCGTTTACCGACTACCAGGCATGTCACTGCTATCGATCCCACCCCTGAAGTACTCGCTGTAGCACGTTCACACGCTCGCAAAGATCCTGGTCTCCGCTTCAAGCTCGAATATCGGCAAACGTCAATAGAAAATCTTCCTATTCCTGCGACACCACAAGAGGCCTACGATGTGGTCTCGTTGTTCGAGGTTATCGAGCATATCGATGCTCCAGGCGCATTCCTGGAAAAAGTGCGCCCCTTTGTCAAACCTGGGGGGTGGCTTGTTATGAGCACCATCGCGCGAACGTGGATGAGTTGGTTTACCACCAACTTCATGGCCGAGGACGTTCTAGGTATTGTTCCCAAGGGTACACACGACTGGAACAAGTATCTCAACGAAGAGGAGTTGCGAACTTTCCTCGCCGGTCGAGGCTGGAGTCACCCCATGGTGCAGGGTGTAATATATGTCCCTGGGCTCGGCTGGAAGCAGGTCGACGGCAGTGAAAAGGTAGGCAACTACTTCTTTGCTGTGCGTAAATCCGAAGCCTGA